The following proteins are co-located in the Pseudarthrobacter siccitolerans genome:
- a CDS encoding RNA polymerase-binding protein RbpA: MSDRSLRGMRLGAQSMETESGVEPAPRQRVEYRCEDGEQVFVTFSSEAEIPPVWVSKTGKEALLVDGERPDTSNDKAVRTHWDMLLERRSLPELEQILEDRLTILRERRGERRSA; encoded by the coding sequence ATGAGCGATCGCAGCCTGCGGGGCATGCGCCTTGGCGCGCAGAGCATGGAGACCGAGTCCGGAGTCGAGCCGGCTCCGCGCCAGCGCGTCGAGTACCGGTGCGAAGACGGCGAGCAGGTCTTTGTCACCTTCTCCTCCGAAGCGGAGATTCCTCCGGTATGGGTTTCCAAGACCGGCAAAGAAGCGCTCCTGGTTGACGGCGAACGCCCGGACACCAGCAACGATAAAGCAGTCCGCACCCACTGGGACATGCTGCTGGAACGCCGCTCCCTGCCGGAACTGGAGCAGATCCTCGAGGACCGCCTCACCATCCTGCGTGAACGCCGCGGAGAACGCCGCTCCGCGTAA
- a CDS encoding amidohydrolase, which produces MPSAKSSPESRPSPVLYRNGSVYTAADPFATAMLVDGDTVAWVGSEQAASSIADSSMEIIDLRGALVAPGFVDSHAHLTETGMALDSLAMERVSSARELLDAVAAAPGDGPILGHGWDETTWADAALPSAEELERASGGRPVYLSRIDVHSALVSPSLAGAAALRGLEGYDGGARVNRAAHAAARQATRRLPDEVLRRHQQRALAEAASHGYVALVEMGAPHIGGAEDLRVVRTWNDGAGEGIPTPEVLPYWGELASSEEHVRSILGQVGPGVRGLAGDLNIDGSIGSRTAALRSGYSDAPNETGSLYLSLEEAAAHLAACSLAGIQGGFHIIGDAGLDAALQALELAAADVGEQRVRAAGHRFEHVEMVDAAAVETLARYSVTVSAQPAFDAAWGGAGGLYEKRLGERSKAMNPFASLYSAGVPVCFGSDSPVTPLRPWSSVRACLEHHNEAERISARAAFLGHTRAGWRAARYPNPMAGQLVPGAPASFAVWEVEELMVQVADGRVQSWSTDPRARTPLLPALDTGADPVCLQTVRDGLELFAAPALRS; this is translated from the coding sequence ATGCCCAGCGCGAAATCATCGCCCGAGTCCCGCCCCAGCCCCGTGCTCTACCGCAACGGATCCGTCTACACGGCAGCAGACCCCTTTGCCACCGCAATGCTGGTGGACGGGGACACTGTGGCTTGGGTGGGGTCCGAACAGGCCGCTTCATCCATCGCCGACAGTTCCATGGAGATCATCGACCTCCGCGGCGCCCTGGTTGCGCCCGGCTTCGTCGACTCCCACGCCCACCTGACAGAAACCGGCATGGCCCTGGATTCCCTGGCGATGGAGCGCGTTTCGTCGGCCAGGGAGCTCCTGGACGCTGTGGCCGCAGCCCCCGGCGACGGCCCGATCCTCGGTCATGGCTGGGACGAAACCACCTGGGCTGACGCGGCCCTTCCCAGTGCGGAGGAACTGGAACGGGCTTCCGGCGGCCGGCCTGTCTATCTGTCCCGGATTGATGTGCACTCCGCGCTGGTTTCACCGTCGCTGGCCGGCGCTGCCGCTCTTCGCGGCCTTGAGGGTTACGACGGCGGCGCTCGGGTCAATCGGGCCGCTCACGCAGCTGCCCGGCAGGCAACGCGCAGGCTCCCCGATGAGGTGCTCCGCCGCCACCAGCAGCGTGCGCTGGCCGAGGCAGCGTCCCACGGCTATGTGGCACTGGTGGAGATGGGCGCTCCGCACATCGGTGGGGCCGAGGACCTCCGCGTGGTGCGAACCTGGAATGACGGCGCCGGGGAGGGCATCCCCACGCCCGAAGTACTGCCGTACTGGGGCGAGCTGGCATCATCCGAAGAACACGTCCGCAGCATCCTTGGCCAGGTGGGCCCCGGTGTCCGCGGCCTCGCGGGAGACCTCAACATCGATGGCTCCATCGGGTCGCGGACGGCAGCCCTGAGGTCCGGCTACAGCGACGCCCCGAATGAAACCGGCAGCCTGTACCTGAGCCTGGAGGAGGCCGCAGCCCATCTGGCCGCGTGCTCGCTGGCCGGCATCCAGGGCGGCTTCCACATTATTGGCGATGCCGGGCTGGACGCGGCCCTCCAGGCTTTGGAGCTTGCGGCTGCCGACGTGGGGGAGCAGCGGGTCAGGGCTGCCGGCCACCGCTTTGAACATGTGGAAATGGTGGATGCCGCGGCGGTGGAAACCCTTGCCCGCTACTCCGTCACCGTCAGTGCCCAGCCTGCTTTTGATGCTGCCTGGGGTGGTGCCGGCGGACTCTACGAAAAGCGGTTGGGGGAGCGGAGCAAAGCCATGAACCCCTTCGCGAGCCTGTACTCGGCAGGAGTTCCTGTCTGCTTTGGCAGTGACAGCCCTGTGACGCCCTTGCGGCCCTGGTCCAGCGTCCGGGCGTGCCTGGAGCACCACAACGAGGCGGAACGGATCTCGGCACGGGCGGCGTTCCTGGGACACACCCGGGCAGGATGGCGGGCAGCCCGGTACCCCAACCCCATGGCGGGGCAGCTGGTGCCCGGGGCCCCTGCCAGCTTCGCTGTCTGGGAGGTTGAGGAACTGATGGTGCAGGTGGCGGACGGACGGGTCCAGTCCTGGAGCACCGATCCGAGGGCCCGCACGCCCCTGCTGCCCGCGCTGGACACCGGCGCGGACCCGGTATGCCTGCAGACCGTGCGGGACGGCCTGGAGCTGTTTGCGGCGCCTGCCCTGCGTTCCTGA
- a CDS encoding helix-turn-helix transcriptional regulator encodes MSASRTERLLNLLIALLNTRYGLRRSELRETVYRGIAGNEVSFGRMFERDKADLRKFGFEVETLTDLGWSEDDPATTRYRIGKESNRLPDVDLGPEEWTVLLLASQLWERAALGTAAQSALRKLQSSGAAANVQLPPGVQPRIKPAGQAFDDLVAAMHAKNPVTFTYLAGSTGSEEQRTVEPWGLGSRFGHWYLMGYDRARKAARHFRLSRFTSAVATLDREQFTPPRDFNIRQELGRLPELPLRTAVVDVRAGRLLALRHRGVGSDPSPEDESWPQPEPGYERFSVQYRDPEVLAEELASYGPDALAVAPAELAGAVRRRLQAAADFSDGPVPTFRFAAAPARPVRVRTSEDQLKRMLQLVPFLVHNQGLHIQDVAQRFGISRKELEDDLQILICSGLPEGYPDDLLDIQWENDHVYITQDLDLKKPVRFTVEEACALLTGLESLNGLPGVAEGGALESVTLKLLAAAGEEGLRAASLAGPEVAPADAATHAMVLQAIESRSQLRLTYLSPQRDTVSERDVDPLRLYSVDNTWYFEAYCHAVEGLRNFRLDRVQDVHPNGLPVPAGTTPSKGVPAKLFTPSDDDTVVTVQLTRQGRGLADDYYAERTAELDDGGLVAEIRFGNIEWLPMFVAQHGGSARILAPADLADAARSWLAASLARYGG; translated from the coding sequence GTGTCCGCATCCCGTACTGAACGCCTCCTCAACCTGCTGATCGCACTGCTCAACACCCGGTACGGCCTGCGCCGCAGCGAACTGCGCGAAACGGTCTACCGCGGCATTGCCGGCAATGAGGTCTCCTTCGGCAGAATGTTCGAGCGGGACAAGGCGGATCTTCGCAAGTTCGGCTTTGAGGTAGAGACTTTAACGGACCTGGGCTGGAGCGAGGACGATCCGGCAACCACCAGGTACCGGATCGGCAAGGAGTCCAACCGCCTGCCGGACGTGGACCTCGGTCCGGAGGAGTGGACAGTCCTGCTCCTGGCCTCCCAGCTTTGGGAGCGTGCGGCGCTGGGCACCGCCGCCCAAAGCGCGCTGCGGAAACTGCAGTCGTCCGGCGCGGCCGCCAACGTCCAACTGCCGCCCGGGGTCCAGCCGCGGATCAAGCCCGCGGGCCAGGCCTTCGACGACCTCGTTGCGGCGATGCATGCCAAGAACCCGGTCACCTTCACCTACCTGGCTGGCAGTACGGGCAGCGAGGAACAGCGGACGGTGGAGCCCTGGGGCCTCGGCAGCCGCTTCGGACACTGGTACCTTATGGGCTACGACCGTGCCAGGAAGGCGGCCCGCCATTTCCGGCTCTCCCGTTTCACCAGCGCCGTGGCAACCCTGGACCGGGAGCAATTCACCCCTCCCCGCGACTTCAATATCAGGCAGGAACTGGGACGGCTCCCTGAACTGCCGCTGCGCACCGCCGTCGTGGACGTCCGTGCGGGGCGTCTGCTGGCGCTGCGGCACCGCGGCGTGGGATCGGACCCGTCGCCGGAAGACGAATCGTGGCCCCAGCCTGAACCCGGCTACGAGCGGTTCAGCGTGCAGTACAGGGACCCGGAGGTCCTTGCCGAAGAGCTCGCCTCCTACGGCCCCGACGCCCTGGCGGTGGCTCCAGCCGAACTCGCCGGCGCTGTGCGGCGCCGGCTCCAGGCGGCAGCCGACTTCAGCGACGGGCCCGTTCCCACCTTCCGTTTCGCTGCCGCGCCTGCCAGGCCCGTCCGCGTGCGGACCTCGGAGGACCAGCTCAAACGCATGCTTCAGCTGGTGCCTTTCCTGGTACACAACCAGGGTTTGCATATCCAGGACGTCGCACAGCGTTTCGGCATCAGCAGGAAGGAGTTGGAGGACGACCTGCAAATCCTTATCTGCTCCGGGCTTCCGGAGGGATACCCCGATGACCTGCTGGACATCCAGTGGGAAAACGACCACGTCTACATCACCCAGGACCTGGACCTCAAGAAGCCCGTCCGTTTCACCGTCGAGGAAGCCTGCGCCCTCCTGACCGGGCTGGAATCGCTGAACGGGCTGCCCGGCGTGGCCGAGGGCGGGGCCCTGGAATCGGTGACCCTCAAACTGCTGGCAGCCGCCGGCGAGGAGGGGCTCCGGGCGGCCTCGCTGGCGGGACCGGAAGTGGCACCCGCCGACGCCGCCACGCACGCCATGGTGCTGCAGGCCATCGAATCCCGCTCCCAGCTGCGCCTGACCTACCTGTCCCCGCAGCGTGACACTGTGTCCGAGCGTGACGTTGATCCGTTGCGCCTCTACTCGGTGGACAACACCTGGTACTTCGAGGCCTACTGCCATGCAGTGGAAGGCCTGAGGAATTTCCGCCTGGACCGGGTACAGGATGTTCACCCCAACGGCCTGCCGGTGCCGGCCGGGACCACGCCTTCAAAGGGCGTTCCGGCCAAGCTCTTCACGCCTAGCGATGACGATACGGTAGTCACCGTCCAGCTCACCCGGCAGGGGAGGGGGCTCGCGGACGACTACTATGCGGAGCGCACGGCCGAGCTCGACGACGGCGGGCTGGTGGCTGAAATCCGGTTCGGCAACATCGAGTGGCTGCCGATGTTCGTGGCCCAGCATGGCGGTTCCGCCCGCATTTTGGCTCCGGCGGACCTGGCTGACGCGGCCCGCAGCTGGCTCGCGGCGTCCCTGGCAAGGTACGGCGGCTAG
- a CDS encoding DEAD/DEAH box helicase, protein MSSNTGPFSTGPFSAGPSDPEELSPAERYRASAERRAEAATYLGSFIRTLDFELDDFQRQACKSLQEGRGVLVAAPTGAGKTIVGEFAIYLALQRGLKAFYTTPIKALSNQKFTELTEKYGAAKVGLLTGDTSINGDAPVVVMTTEVLRNMLYADSATLDDLGYVVMDEVHYLADRFRGAVWEEVIIHLPSEVQVASLSATVSNAEEFGAWLDTVRGDTDIIVSEHRPVPLWQHVMVGRQIMDLFAGETTFDEIAPPVDAGPGEAPARDSRDGNAAGRGFDVNPDLLTVARSESMQSFRLRSAPGGPGGRGQRGRRGNDRPGRGGDERGVRPAGRPQVIASLDKMDLLPAITFIFSRAGCDAAVAQCVGSGLWLTTEKEQRIIAQRVDEAGHDIPPDDLDVLGFWTWRDGLLRGFAAHHAGMLPTFKEVVEKLFADGFVKAVFATETLALGVNMPARSVVLEKLDKFNGEAHVDITAGEYTQLTGRAGRRGIDVEGHAVVLWQPGTDPTAVAGLASRRTYPLNSSFRPTYNMSINLLAQFGRARAREILESSFAQFQADRSVVGLAKQVRSREESLAGYAKSMTCHLGDFTEYARLRRELSDAENVTSRTKSRARKSLNDDSLARLLPGDVVNVPGGRAPGPAVVLSSDHSSREPRPAVLTLDNQLRRIGNDDLEGPITPITRIRIPKSFNAKVPKSRRDLASSVRNALRENRPPAPGNNRNNDFGLATALPNQEKRIADLRRALRAHPCHGCSEREDHARWSERWWKLRRETDGLVRQIQGRTNTIAKTFDRVCDVLSSYGYLEPAGDGRLLISPDGQRLRRIYGEKDLLISQSLRLGAFDDLDAAEVAALASVLVYQAKREDRGLRLRMPSISLETSVDIVVKEWSALEDVEEENKLPLTGEPELGLVWPLYKWARGRHLQDVLSGTDLAAGDFVRWVKQVVDLLDQLAKIPGLDPRLARLCSDAISLIRRGVVAYSSVL, encoded by the coding sequence ATGTCCTCCAATACCGGGCCGTTCTCCACTGGTCCTTTCTCCGCCGGACCCAGCGATCCCGAGGAGCTTTCTCCCGCCGAGAGATACCGCGCCAGTGCCGAGAGAAGGGCAGAAGCAGCCACCTACCTGGGCTCCTTCATCCGGACCCTGGACTTTGAACTGGATGATTTCCAGCGGCAGGCGTGCAAATCCCTGCAGGAGGGCAGGGGAGTCCTGGTGGCGGCACCCACTGGGGCCGGCAAAACCATTGTGGGCGAGTTCGCCATCTACCTCGCGCTTCAGCGTGGCCTCAAGGCCTTTTACACCACCCCCATCAAGGCACTCAGCAACCAGAAATTCACAGAACTCACCGAGAAGTACGGTGCCGCGAAGGTAGGCCTGCTGACCGGGGACACCAGCATTAACGGCGACGCCCCGGTAGTGGTGATGACCACCGAAGTCCTGCGCAACATGCTCTACGCCGATTCCGCCACCCTGGATGACCTCGGCTATGTGGTGATGGACGAGGTGCACTACCTGGCAGACCGCTTCCGCGGCGCCGTCTGGGAGGAAGTGATCATCCACCTCCCCAGCGAAGTGCAGGTGGCTTCACTCAGTGCCACCGTGTCGAACGCCGAGGAATTCGGCGCCTGGCTGGATACGGTCCGTGGCGACACGGACATCATTGTTTCCGAGCACCGGCCGGTGCCGCTGTGGCAGCACGTTATGGTGGGCCGGCAGATCATGGACCTTTTTGCAGGGGAAACCACTTTCGACGAGATCGCTCCGCCCGTCGACGCCGGGCCGGGCGAAGCGCCGGCCAGGGACAGCAGGGACGGCAACGCCGCGGGGCGCGGTTTCGATGTGAACCCTGACCTCCTGACTGTGGCGAGAAGCGAAAGCATGCAGAGTTTCCGGCTGAGGTCCGCTCCCGGCGGGCCCGGTGGCCGGGGACAGCGGGGCCGGCGCGGGAACGATCGCCCCGGCCGCGGCGGTGACGAACGGGGCGTGCGTCCGGCCGGCCGGCCACAGGTGATCGCCAGCCTCGACAAGATGGACCTCCTGCCCGCCATCACCTTCATCTTTTCCCGGGCCGGGTGTGACGCCGCCGTTGCCCAATGCGTCGGCTCGGGCCTGTGGCTCACCACTGAGAAAGAGCAGCGGATCATCGCCCAGCGCGTTGACGAGGCGGGCCACGACATCCCGCCGGACGACCTGGACGTGCTGGGTTTCTGGACCTGGCGTGACGGGCTGCTCCGCGGTTTCGCCGCCCACCACGCCGGCATGCTGCCCACTTTCAAGGAAGTGGTGGAAAAACTCTTTGCGGACGGATTCGTCAAGGCTGTCTTCGCCACCGAAACCCTGGCCCTTGGCGTTAACATGCCGGCACGTTCCGTGGTGCTGGAGAAGCTGGACAAGTTCAACGGTGAAGCGCACGTGGACATCACCGCGGGGGAGTACACCCAGCTGACCGGCCGGGCCGGTCGGCGCGGCATCGACGTCGAAGGCCACGCCGTGGTGCTCTGGCAGCCGGGTACGGACCCGACGGCGGTCGCTGGCCTCGCGTCCCGGCGCACGTACCCGCTGAACTCCAGCTTCCGGCCCACGTACAACATGAGCATCAACCTCCTGGCCCAGTTCGGCCGGGCCAGGGCCCGCGAAATCCTGGAATCCTCCTTTGCCCAGTTCCAGGCGGACCGTTCCGTGGTGGGCCTGGCAAAGCAGGTCCGCAGCAGGGAGGAATCGCTGGCCGGCTACGCCAAGTCGATGACCTGCCACCTCGGGGACTTCACGGAATACGCGCGGTTGCGCCGTGAATTGTCCGACGCCGAAAATGTGACCTCGCGGACCAAGTCACGGGCCCGCAAGTCGCTCAACGATGATTCGCTGGCCCGTTTGCTTCCCGGCGACGTAGTCAATGTGCCGGGCGGAAGAGCGCCTGGACCGGCGGTTGTGCTTAGTTCGGACCACAGCAGCCGGGAGCCCCGGCCTGCTGTGCTGACGCTTGACAACCAGCTGCGCCGGATCGGGAACGATGACCTGGAAGGTCCCATCACCCCGATTACGCGCATCCGCATTCCCAAGTCCTTCAACGCGAAAGTCCCCAAGTCACGGCGGGACCTGGCCTCCTCCGTGCGGAACGCGCTGCGGGAGAACCGTCCTCCTGCCCCCGGCAACAACCGCAACAATGATTTCGGCCTCGCAACTGCCCTGCCTAACCAGGAAAAGCGCATCGCGGACCTCCGCCGTGCCCTCCGTGCGCACCCCTGCCACGGGTGCAGCGAACGGGAAGACCACGCCCGCTGGTCCGAACGCTGGTGGAAGCTCCGGCGCGAAACCGATGGGCTGGTCCGGCAGATCCAGGGCCGCACCAACACCATCGCCAAGACATTTGACCGCGTCTGTGATGTCTTGTCCTCCTACGGTTACCTTGAACCCGCCGGTGACGGCCGGCTGCTCATCAGCCCCGACGGCCAGCGGCTGCGCCGGATCTACGGCGAAAAGGACCTGCTGATCTCCCAGTCCCTGCGGCTGGGCGCCTTTGATGACCTGGATGCAGCGGAAGTCGCTGCCCTTGCCAGCGTCCTGGTCTACCAGGCCAAGCGCGAAGACCGGGGACTCCGCCTGCGGATGCCCAGCATCTCCCTGGAAACCTCCGTGGACATCGTGGTCAAGGAGTGGTCGGCACTGGAGGACGTGGAAGAGGAAAACAAGCTGCCGCTGACCGGCGAACCCGAGCTGGGCCTCGTGTGGCCACTCTACAAATGGGCCCGTGGCCGGCACCTGCAGGACGTCCTGAGCGGCACGGACCTTGCCGCAGGGGATTTTGTCCGGTGGGTGAAGCAGGTGGTTGACCTGCTGGACCAGCTTGCCAAAATTCCCGGCCTTGATCCCCGCCTTGCGCGCCTGTGCTCGGATGCCATCTCACTGATCCGCCGCGGCGTCGTGGCCTATTCCTCCGTCCTCTGA
- a CDS encoding SPFH domain-containing protein — MDNAGGTALAIVLVVLIVFVIIVLVRSVRIIPQARAGVVERLGKYQRTLNPGLTILIPFVDRLLPLLDLREQVVSFPPQPVITEDNLVVSIDTVVYFQVTDPRAATYEIANYIQAVEQLTTTTLRNVVGGLNLEEALTSRDQINGQLRGVLDEATGRWGIRVSRVELKAIDPPHSIQDSMEKQMRAERDRRAAILTAEGTKQSAILTAEGQRQASILAAEGDAKAAILRADGEAQAIQKVFDAIHKGNPDQKLLAYQYLQTLPKLAEGSSNKLWIIPSEVGEALKGIGSALGGTTTGTGVAGLFDEVGAKPSEP; from the coding sequence ATGGATAACGCCGGAGGAACTGCATTGGCGATAGTACTGGTAGTCCTGATCGTGTTCGTGATTATTGTTTTGGTCCGTTCGGTGCGGATCATTCCGCAAGCGCGCGCCGGCGTCGTGGAACGGCTGGGCAAGTACCAGCGGACGCTCAACCCGGGACTTACCATCCTGATTCCGTTTGTGGACCGGCTCCTGCCGCTGCTGGACCTCCGCGAACAGGTGGTGTCCTTCCCTCCGCAGCCGGTTATCACCGAAGACAACCTGGTGGTCTCCATCGACACCGTGGTCTACTTCCAGGTCACGGATCCACGGGCTGCCACCTACGAGATCGCCAACTACATCCAAGCAGTGGAGCAGCTGACCACCACCACCCTGCGCAACGTGGTGGGCGGCCTGAACCTGGAGGAGGCACTCACCTCCCGCGACCAGATCAACGGCCAGCTGCGCGGTGTGCTGGATGAGGCAACCGGCCGCTGGGGTATCCGCGTTTCACGCGTGGAGCTCAAGGCCATCGACCCGCCGCACTCCATCCAGGACTCCATGGAGAAGCAGATGCGGGCAGAGCGGGACCGGCGTGCCGCCATCCTGACCGCCGAAGGCACCAAGCAGTCCGCCATCCTGACCGCTGAGGGCCAGCGGCAGGCGTCCATCCTGGCGGCGGAAGGCGATGCCAAGGCCGCCATCCTCCGTGCAGACGGTGAGGCGCAGGCCATCCAGAAGGTCTTTGACGCCATCCACAAGGGCAACCCGGACCAGAAACTGCTGGCGTACCAATACCTGCAGACGCTTCCCAAGCTCGCGGAAGGCTCCTCCAACAAGCTGTGGATTATCCCCAGCGAAGTCGGCGAAGCCCTCAAGGGCATCGGCAGTGCCTTGGGCGGAACCACCACCGGGACCGGCGTTGCAGGGCTGTTCGACGAGGTGGGCGCCAAGCCTTCCGAGCCCTGA
- the tatC gene encoding twin-arginine translocase subunit TatC codes for MALWDHLKELKNRLIKSAIGVVIGGIGGWILYDPLLKALAEPVNRISEQTGGLAAINFGSIASPFDFKLQMSLLIGVVISSPVWIYQLWAFITPGLTSKERRYTLGYMAAAVPLFLAGIWAGWLVVPQVVHALTQFTPEGSSSVIDARTYIEFVTRMVLVLGLAFLVPVVLVGVNMAGIISGRLILKAWRITVFLVFVLAAIAAPGADAISMFMLAGPLLVLFFAAIGICLMNDKRRERRQAKRMAETEATADIATPGSELKNL; via the coding sequence ATGGCTCTTTGGGACCACCTCAAAGAGCTGAAGAACCGGCTGATCAAGTCGGCTATCGGCGTCGTCATTGGCGGCATCGGAGGATGGATACTTTACGATCCGCTGCTGAAGGCCCTGGCCGAACCGGTCAACCGCATCTCAGAGCAAACCGGCGGGCTTGCTGCCATCAACTTCGGGAGCATTGCCTCCCCGTTCGATTTCAAGCTCCAGATGTCGCTCCTCATCGGCGTGGTCATTTCCAGCCCGGTCTGGATTTACCAGCTGTGGGCTTTCATTACCCCGGGCCTGACCTCCAAGGAGCGCCGCTACACGCTGGGTTATATGGCGGCGGCGGTCCCGCTGTTCCTCGCCGGCATCTGGGCCGGCTGGCTGGTGGTGCCCCAAGTGGTCCACGCGCTGACCCAGTTCACGCCGGAGGGCTCCTCGAGCGTCATCGATGCCCGGACGTACATTGAATTCGTGACCCGGATGGTGCTGGTGCTTGGCCTCGCCTTCCTGGTGCCCGTGGTGCTGGTGGGCGTCAACATGGCCGGCATCATCTCCGGCCGCCTCATTCTTAAGGCCTGGCGCATCACCGTGTTCCTGGTGTTTGTCCTCGCCGCGATCGCAGCTCCCGGGGCAGATGCCATCTCGATGTTTATGTTGGCCGGCCCCCTGCTGGTGCTCTTTTTCGCCGCCATCGGCATCTGCCTCATGAATGACAAGCGCCGTGAGCGCCGCCAGGCGAAGCGAATGGCCGAGACCGAGGCAACAGCGGACATCGCCACCCCGGGCAGTGAGCTGAAGAACCTCTAG
- a CDS encoding polyprenol monophosphomannose synthase: MRVLTIIPTYNELESLPITLQRLRAAVPASDVLVVDDNSPDGTGKLADGIAAEDSQVHVLHRKGKEGLGAAYIAGFKWGLDAGYDVLVEMDADGSHQPEQLPQLLEAIDQGADLAMGSRWVPGGSVVNWPLYRQAISRVGSTYARLMLGLKIKDVTGGYRAFRRTTLEKLNLDQVDSVGYGFQVDLAWRVSRMGLRIEERPITFVERELGASKMSGNIVVEAMVNVTKWGLQARWNTLTRKKAPARQ, from the coding sequence GTGCGCGTCCTTACGATCATCCCTACCTACAACGAGCTGGAATCGCTGCCGATCACGCTGCAGCGGCTCCGCGCAGCAGTGCCAGCCTCGGACGTGCTGGTAGTGGATGACAACAGCCCCGACGGCACGGGCAAGCTCGCTGACGGAATCGCCGCCGAGGACTCCCAGGTCCACGTCCTGCACCGCAAAGGCAAGGAAGGCTTGGGCGCCGCCTACATCGCCGGCTTCAAGTGGGGCCTGGACGCCGGATACGACGTGCTGGTGGAGATGGACGCCGACGGTTCGCACCAGCCTGAACAGCTTCCCCAGCTCCTCGAGGCCATTGACCAAGGCGCCGACCTTGCCATGGGTTCACGCTGGGTCCCCGGCGGCAGCGTGGTGAACTGGCCGCTGTACCGGCAGGCCATTTCACGGGTGGGCAGCACCTATGCCCGGCTGATGCTGGGCCTGAAGATCAAGGACGTCACCGGCGGCTACCGTGCCTTCCGCAGGACCACCCTGGAGAAGCTGAACCTGGACCAGGTGGACTCCGTGGGCTACGGCTTCCAGGTGGACCTCGCCTGGCGGGTGTCCCGGATGGGGCTGCGGATCGAGGAACGCCCCATCACCTTCGTGGAGCGCGAACTCGGCGCCTCAAAAATGAGCGGCAACATTGTGGTGGAGGCTATGGTCAACGTCACGAAATGGGGCCTGCAGGCGCGCTGGAACACCCTCACCCGCAAAAAGGCGCCAGCCCGGCAGTAG
- a CDS encoding NfeD family protein — MFEWLGENWWALWLTAFLAFAVIEMITLDLFFIMLGGGTLAALVADFAGADLWLQIVVFCVVSLLMIAFVRPVALAHLKKGPSDQRTNVDRLIGEQALVMEPVSSDGGLVKIGGDIWTARSAGGVLPAGQRVVVSAIEGATAVVSALPQAATSPDTA, encoded by the coding sequence TTGTTCGAATGGCTTGGGGAAAACTGGTGGGCGCTGTGGCTCACGGCTTTCCTGGCATTTGCAGTGATCGAGATGATCACGCTTGACCTCTTTTTTATCATGCTCGGCGGGGGAACCCTGGCCGCACTGGTGGCCGACTTCGCGGGCGCAGACCTCTGGCTTCAGATCGTGGTCTTCTGCGTGGTGTCACTGCTGATGATCGCCTTCGTCCGGCCCGTGGCCCTCGCCCACCTGAAGAAGGGCCCGTCGGACCAGCGCACCAACGTGGACCGGCTGATCGGTGAACAGGCCCTGGTGATGGAGCCCGTGTCCTCCGACGGCGGCCTGGTCAAAATCGGCGGTGACATCTGGACTGCCCGTTCTGCCGGCGGCGTCCTTCCTGCCGGACAAAGAGTTGTGGTTTCCGCGATCGAAGGGGCAACGGCAGTGGTGTCCGCCCTGCCCCAAGCGGCGACCAGTCCTGATACAGCCTGA
- the tatA gene encoding Sec-independent protein translocase subunit TatA, whose protein sequence is MGRLFEGPWPIVIIIIVALLLFAAPKLPAMARSLGQSMRIIKSEVKEMKNDGKTDTPDASGPVEGTVVNHPQAKPGEPTDGTDVPPSNRA, encoded by the coding sequence GTGGGAAGACTCTTTGAGGGCCCCTGGCCCATCGTTATCATCATCATCGTCGCTTTGCTTCTTTTTGCCGCACCCAAGCTTCCGGCCATGGCGCGCAGCCTTGGCCAGTCCATGCGGATCATCAAATCCGAGGTCAAGGAAATGAAGAACGACGGCAAGACCGACACCCCCGACGCCTCCGGCCCGGTGGAAGGCACCGTCGTCAACCACCCCCAGGCGAAGCCCGGTGAGCCGACAGACGGCACTGACGTTCCGCCGTCGAACCGCGCCTGA